A DNA window from Vibrio tarriae contains the following coding sequences:
- a CDS encoding ComEA family DNA-binding protein: MDKRKTESLALIEQSLHELESQKGSLLAAIQKLQRAASLISNEDVVIWCKIQLGDQVYTKDLADFIELLVERSQSPSKELDSKVLSFHQRLAELGMKSNFHYSNEELNVKRDESGGGYSSIGFVQEMYADLVKTKSGNDGTYYKTNLQEHIAYVTRKAHAIASELHEEIKFSGTISNAFELLKFEIDDQLLDLSPELAEQLMLAFKSVSSKNPEEWSQALTTCRRLLEGLADELFPVSDVSVNGRTFKQGQYVNRLWAFMDKSIESNSNKELAKSHVDFVGSWLEKVNKLANKGVHAELEQIEAVKAVFHTYMVVGDLLGYLTSEASKVPQKTNINDATIDELEALLGISRNVAKEIFKYRVKEGVLTENSLLAIPGVGKKTVAKAKEEFEVE, translated from the coding sequence GTGGACAAAAGAAAAACTGAATCGTTAGCGCTTATAGAGCAAAGTCTTCATGAGCTAGAGTCACAAAAGGGCTCTTTATTAGCAGCAATACAAAAACTACAGCGAGCTGCTAGTCTAATTTCAAATGAAGATGTTGTTATTTGGTGCAAAATCCAACTAGGTGATCAGGTTTATACAAAAGATTTAGCCGACTTCATTGAGTTACTTGTTGAGCGCAGTCAATCTCCATCTAAAGAACTGGATTCTAAGGTTTTAAGCTTTCATCAAAGGTTAGCTGAATTAGGTATGAAGAGTAATTTTCATTACTCCAATGAAGAATTAAATGTAAAAAGAGATGAGAGTGGTGGTGGCTATTCCAGCATAGGCTTTGTTCAAGAAATGTATGCTGATTTAGTTAAAACTAAGTCAGGAAACGATGGTACCTACTACAAAACTAACCTTCAGGAACATATCGCATACGTTACGAGGAAGGCCCATGCTATAGCTTCTGAACTTCATGAAGAAATTAAGTTTTCAGGAACAATATCAAATGCATTTGAACTGTTGAAGTTTGAAATTGATGATCAGCTTCTAGATTTGAGTCCTGAACTAGCAGAACAACTAATGTTGGCATTTAAGAGTGTATCTTCAAAGAACCCAGAAGAATGGTCTCAAGCTTTGACGACTTGCAGGCGATTATTAGAAGGTCTTGCAGATGAATTGTTTCCAGTATCAGATGTTAGTGTTAATGGACGCACCTTTAAGCAGGGGCAATATGTCAATCGTTTATGGGCATTTATGGATAAATCCATTGAGTCCAACAGTAATAAAGAACTTGCAAAATCACATGTAGACTTTGTGGGTTCGTGGCTAGAAAAAGTTAATAAATTGGCCAATAAAGGAGTTCATGCTGAGTTAGAGCAAATAGAGGCTGTAAAAGCTGTATTTCATACTTATATGGTAGTCGGTGATTTGCTTGGATACTTAACTTCCGAAGCATCAAAAGTTCCACAAAAAACAAATATCAATGATGCAACTATTGATGAACTTGAGGCCTTATTAGGTATTAGTCGTAATGTTGCTAAAGAAATATTCAAGTATAGAGTCAAGGAAGGCGTCTTAACCGAAAACTCACTTTTAGCTATTCCCGGTGTCGGTAAAAAAACTGTGGCAAAAGCTAAGGAAGAGTTTGAAGTTGAGTAG
- the dhiA gene encoding type II toxin-antitoxin system antitoxin DhiA, which produces MLKVIDVDFVSDHTLELTFNDGYQGYADLSVYFKKAPFSEIKDFKRFSLTRDGSLNWDGNELTAATLRDITKGSQKSVELSFNVQEMEAVIKQASWESMMEGRPDILQAAIRSYVEQFGHGQVIAKAGIKSRTSAYRSLKPETTPNFGTLVQLGHAVIELAKDRTVANKEPRI; this is translated from the coding sequence ATGTTGAAAGTCATAGATGTTGATTTTGTCTCAGACCATACATTAGAACTGACGTTCAATGATGGTTACCAAGGCTATGCCGACTTGTCGGTATACTTTAAAAAAGCACCGTTTTCAGAAATTAAGGACTTTAAACGCTTTTCCTTGACTCGTGATGGCTCATTAAATTGGGATGGTAATGAGTTAACGGCCGCGACACTCCGTGACATAACCAAGGGCTCACAAAAGTCGGTGGAGTTAAGTTTTAATGTTCAAGAAATGGAAGCCGTCATCAAACAGGCCTCATGGGAATCGATGATGGAGGGGCGTCCCGACATCTTGCAAGCGGCTATTCGTTCTTACGTAGAGCAGTTTGGTCATGGTCAAGTTATTGCAAAGGCGGGTATAAAAAGTCGTACGAGTGCTTATCGCTCCTTGAAGCCAGAAACAACGCCAAACTTTGGCACACTAGTTCAGTTAGGGCACGCCGTCATCGAACTAGCGAAAGATAGAACAGTGGCAAACAAGGAACCGCGCATATAA
- the dhiT gene encoding type II toxin-antitoxin system toxin DhiT encodes MPEIDALLGLSFCLYFFDNKQHKLPHIHVKYGSYELIIAIETGECLEGYLPNKQRKRAENHILEHREQLMVMWNKAVNGENPGKLGDLC; translated from the coding sequence ATGCCAGAGATTGATGCCCTATTAGGCCTTTCATTTTGCTTGTACTTCTTTGATAACAAGCAGCATAAATTGCCTCATATTCACGTTAAGTACGGTAGTTACGAGCTAATTATTGCTATTGAAACAGGTGAGTGTTTAGAGGGTTACTTACCCAATAAGCAACGAAAACGTGCTGAAAACCATATTCTTGAACATCGAGAGCAATTGATGGTGATGTGGAATAAAGCGGTGAATGGTGAAAATCCAGGTAAGTTAGGTGATTTATGTTGA
- a CDS encoding DUF3644 domain-containing protein, which produces MVRQDKRILLLEFFREQENKSASFTFQQAADATGYNPKSVGKYISEKLNGTYIFKSDKGGWVSEGLSQVSNDDFIRLMSQSTSARKLTPNEKIYQKLIKRSLDAFILALEVYNRPSLSNRVEAFTIMMVNAWELFLKAEILDALGSEKVFYKNGRSISISDALPLRLQNNDPVRLNIETLIQLRDQATHLLIPELQPQLSRLFQANVLNYQERYRNQMGNSPLAGQSVGMLSLVLDGPEPEIGVIKECYGDITASEVASFLKQFETNAKEINSDKYSISIEYKLALTKNPSNADLTLSVGYNGQQAVIITQAKDLNTTHPHTTNEAINKVNSILGSKKINRHSFQAICYKHKIKQDNNSTHHNFTDIHRYSEAFVTWVVKNITEQKGWLESALECYKNRK; this is translated from the coding sequence ATGGTTAGACAAGACAAGAGAATCTTGCTATTGGAGTTCTTCCGTGAACAAGAAAATAAATCAGCAAGTTTTACTTTTCAGCAAGCTGCTGATGCGACGGGATATAATCCAAAAAGTGTTGGGAAATATATTAGTGAAAAATTAAATGGTACTTATATCTTCAAGTCGGATAAAGGTGGTTGGGTTTCAGAAGGATTGTCCCAAGTATCAAATGATGATTTTATTCGTTTGATGTCGCAAAGTACTTCAGCTCGCAAGCTCACGCCCAACGAAAAAATTTATCAGAAACTCATTAAACGCAGTCTTGATGCATTCATTTTAGCTCTTGAAGTTTACAACCGACCAAGTTTGAGCAACCGTGTAGAAGCATTTACTATTATGATGGTAAATGCTTGGGAACTATTTTTGAAAGCAGAAATATTAGATGCTTTAGGTTCAGAAAAAGTATTTTATAAAAATGGTAGAAGTATCTCCATTAGCGACGCTTTACCTCTAAGATTACAAAATAATGATCCGGTAAGGTTGAATATTGAAACATTAATTCAACTACGAGATCAGGCTACGCATTTACTTATACCCGAATTGCAACCACAGTTGTCGAGGCTTTTTCAAGCAAACGTACTTAATTACCAAGAGCGGTATCGTAATCAAATGGGTAACTCCCCACTAGCAGGACAAAGTGTTGGTATGTTAAGCCTTGTTCTTGATGGGCCAGAGCCAGAGATCGGCGTAATCAAAGAGTGTTACGGTGACATTACAGCTTCAGAAGTGGCTAGTTTCCTTAAGCAGTTTGAGACTAATGCTAAGGAAATTAATTCTGACAAATACTCAATATCAATCGAATATAAACTAGCGCTAACAAAGAATCCTAGTAATGCAGACCTTACACTTAGCGTTGGTTACAATGGCCAGCAAGCAGTTATTATCACTCAAGCGAAAGATTTAAACACGACACATCCTCATACGACTAATGAGGCAATTAATAAAGTTAATTCTATCTTGGGTAGTAAAAAAATAAATCGACACTCCTTTCAAGCTATTTGCTATAAACACAAAATTAAACAGGATAATAATTCTACACATCACAACTTCACTGATATTCATCGTTATTCAGAAGCCTTTGTGACTTGGGTAGTAAAAAATATAACAGAACAAAAGGGTTGGTTAGAATCAGCCCTAGAATGTTATAAAAACCGAAAGTAA
- a CDS encoding GNAT family N-acetyltransferase translates to MSVEIKRVDKYHCLDLLGIFIELEQYYFGDKAASEQDLANYLSHQVFSEHSGVKVIAAFDHDKVLGFATYTIMFPAPKLSGQMYMKDLFVSSSARGKGVGLQLMKHLASIAITHNCQRLDWTAESTNPTAGKFYKSIGASLIREKEYYRFEGNDLNKLAKSL, encoded by the coding sequence ATGTCTGTAGAAATCAAAAGAGTTGATAAATACCATTGCCTTGATTTACTTGGGATCTTCATTGAACTTGAGCAGTACTATTTCGGTGATAAGGCTGCATCAGAGCAGGACTTAGCCAACTATCTTAGTCATCAAGTATTTTCTGAGCACTCAGGCGTAAAAGTGATCGCAGCCTTTGATCACGATAAGGTTTTGGGTTTCGCAACTTACACAATAATGTTTCCGGCCCCAAAATTATCAGGCCAGATGTATATGAAAGACCTGTTTGTATCTTCCTCTGCTCGTGGTAAAGGTGTTGGACTTCAATTGATGAAACACTTGGCTTCTATCGCGATTACTCATAACTGTCAGCGCTTAGATTGGACAGCAGAGAGTACGAATCCGACAGCAGGAAAGTTTTACAAATCAATCGGAGCCAGTTTGATTAGAGAAAAAGAGTATTACCGCTTTGAAGGTAATGATTTGAATAAGCTGGCAAAATCCCTATAA
- a CDS encoding type II toxin-antitoxin system CcdA family antitoxin, which translates to MRTTFSTQAPKKATNLSLNSELLAEAKRLNINLSATMEKALEKEVSSRLKAEWLEQNAEAIEACNELTETHGLFSDSYRVF; encoded by the coding sequence ATGAGAACCACGTTTAGTACACAAGCCCCCAAAAAGGCGACCAATCTTAGCTTAAACAGTGAGTTACTTGCTGAAGCTAAACGCCTTAATATCAATCTATCCGCTACGATGGAAAAAGCCTTAGAAAAAGAAGTTTCCTCTAGATTGAAAGCTGAATGGCTAGAACAAAATGCCGAAGCCATTGAAGCTTGTAACGAGCTTACTGAGACACATGGCCTTTTTTCTGATTCATACCGAGTATTCTGA
- a CDS encoding CcdB family protein yields the protein MSQFTLYENLDKSTTTAYPYFVDVQSELLNTLNTRLVIPLTPLDLLEKKAPSHLCPTIHIEQGDFVILTQQIASVPTKILVEPVADLSTFRDEIIAAIDFLITGI from the coding sequence ATGTCTCAATTTACCCTTTACGAAAATCTCGACAAAAGTACGACTACCGCTTATCCCTATTTTGTTGACGTACAAAGTGAGCTGCTCAATACGCTAAATACTCGATTGGTGATACCACTTACACCACTTGATTTACTAGAAAAGAAAGCACCAAGCCATTTGTGCCCAACGATCCACATTGAACAAGGTGACTTTGTCATTCTTACTCAACAGATCGCAAGTGTACCAACCAAAATCTTAGTTGAGCCCGTCGCAGACTTAAGCACTTTCAGAGATGAGATTATCGCTGCTATCGACTTTTTGATTACTGGCATATAA
- a CDS encoding nucleotidyltransferase family protein, whose amino-acid sequence MKAIVDLIRKDLIRLEALECVYQLELPQCYIAAGFVRNLVWDSLHHNVKLTPLNDIDVIFFDADCLDSDYEKSLELKLSEQMPQLNWQVKNQAKMHLQNGDNAYQSILDAMSYWPEKETAVAVRKVEHDRYECISAFGFESLFQGFITHNPKREYGIFENRLKSKGWLAVWPNLRIAP is encoded by the coding sequence ATGAAAGCCATCGTTGATTTAATTAGAAAAGATCTCATTCGACTTGAAGCACTAGAATGTGTTTATCAGCTTGAATTGCCTCAATGCTACATAGCCGCAGGTTTTGTGCGAAATCTTGTCTGGGACTCTTTACATCACAACGTAAAGCTGACGCCATTAAACGACATTGATGTCATTTTCTTCGATGCCGATTGTTTAGATTCAGATTATGAAAAATCACTTGAGCTCAAGTTGTCGGAGCAAATGCCCCAGCTCAATTGGCAAGTGAAAAATCAAGCTAAGATGCACTTACAAAATGGCGACAATGCTTACCAAAGCATATTGGATGCCATGAGCTATTGGCCTGAAAAAGAAACGGCGGTAGCGGTGAGAAAAGTCGAGCATGATCGTTACGAATGCATATCAGCCTTTGGTTTCGAGAGTTTATTTCAAGGTTTCATCACACATAATCCTAAACGAGAATATGGAATCTTCGAAAATCGATTAAAGTCAAAGGGTTGGTTGGCTGTGTGGCCTAACTTGAGAATTGCGCCATAA
- a CDS encoding ClbS/DfsB family four-helix bundle protein, producing MWGTPDDYRSVPASMARQCEIEGNVKGTQISVCDTVAYLVGWGNLVLKWHSLKSQGLPVDFPDTGYKWNQLGLLAVSFHDQYRDWQYEDLLQELDSTINKLILLVTSLSNEELYETTWYEQWTFGRMIQFNTSSPMKNMRAKVRRFNKNNRLR from the coding sequence TTGTGGGGTACACCAGACGACTATCGGAGCGTTCCAGCATCAATGGCACGTCAGTGTGAAATTGAGGGTAACGTAAAAGGAACACAAATTAGCGTTTGTGACACAGTCGCTTATCTTGTTGGTTGGGGAAACTTGGTTTTGAAATGGCACAGTTTGAAGTCTCAAGGTTTGCCAGTCGATTTTCCTGACACGGGTTATAAATGGAATCAGCTTGGATTGTTGGCAGTCAGTTTTCACGATCAGTACCGTGATTGGCAATACGAGGACTTACTTCAGGAGTTAGACTCAACAATAAACAAGCTTATCTTGTTAGTCACAAGTTTAAGCAATGAAGAATTGTATGAAACGACGTGGTATGAACAATGGACATTTGGTCGAATGATCCAGTTCAACACGTCATCACCAATGAAGAATATGCGAGCCAAAGTTAGGCGCTTTAACAAAAACAACAGGCTTCGGTAG
- a CDS encoding DUF3465 domain-containing protein: protein MKWFLAFWLVLTSCFSVSLYANDAVLQQAYQSQQSDLQVQGFGQVAKVLPDDNDGSRHQKFILKLNSGQTLLVAHNIDLAPRVPNLKVGDSVEFYGEYEWNKMGGVLHWTHKDPQNRHAHGWLKHNGQVYE, encoded by the coding sequence ATGAAATGGTTTTTAGCTTTTTGGCTCGTTCTCACAAGCTGTTTTTCGGTTAGCTTGTATGCCAATGACGCCGTTTTACAACAAGCTTATCAATCGCAGCAAAGTGATTTACAGGTTCAAGGATTTGGACAGGTAGCGAAAGTGCTGCCTGATGACAATGATGGTTCAAGACATCAAAAATTCATCTTAAAGCTCAATAGCGGACAAACATTGCTGGTTGCGCATAACATCGACTTAGCACCAAGAGTTCCGAACTTGAAAGTTGGCGATAGTGTTGAGTTTTATGGTGAATACGAATGGAACAAAATGGGTGGGGTTCTTCACTGGACTCATAAAGATCCTCAAAATCGTCATGCCCATGGTTGGTTGAAACACAATGGGCAGGTGTACGAGTAA
- a CDS encoding restriction endonuclease has translation MKKGTDFELLVKAIYEEILSLDEIENTVIEHDLKILGKSGVSHQIDVYWEFVHAGIKHRVAVECKDYKAKVSIGKIRDFNDALNDIGNVKGIFVTSSTYQSGAIDYAKHCGISLMCVSEPSEDDLKSIDGVRKLVVNSNALCISNVRMQPYLDAVWVLENTNLTAESSFTIDGMTDEIKVLDKDYNLLGTILDFENKLPRKPENTMGLSHEFKFDDAYLYAPNTTYPPLKLKRLTFDYDTITHTARSETHFEHIAQAIIRDVVNGNCHFYKQGIEITEY, from the coding sequence ATGAAAAAAGGCACGGATTTTGAGCTTTTAGTTAAAGCTATTTATGAGGAGATACTCTCCTTAGATGAGATAGAAAATACTGTTATTGAGCATGATCTAAAGATTTTAGGAAAGTCCGGTGTTTCGCACCAAATAGATGTTTACTGGGAGTTTGTGCACGCTGGAATAAAACATCGTGTGGCAGTTGAATGTAAAGACTATAAAGCTAAAGTTTCTATTGGCAAGATTCGTGATTTCAATGATGCTCTCAATGATATAGGTAATGTTAAAGGAATTTTTGTTACTAGCAGTACTTATCAATCAGGTGCAATTGACTACGCCAAGCATTGTGGTATCTCACTAATGTGTGTAAGTGAACCTTCTGAAGATGATTTGAAATCAATTGATGGTGTTAGAAAATTGGTTGTTAACAGTAATGCTCTCTGTATTTCAAATGTCCGTATGCAACCTTACTTAGATGCTGTGTGGGTGCTTGAAAATACAAACCTTACCGCGGAAAGTTCTTTCACGATCGATGGTATGACTGACGAAATTAAGGTTTTAGACAAAGATTATAATTTGTTAGGCACTATCCTAGATTTTGAGAATAAATTGCCTAGAAAGCCTGAAAATACAATGGGTTTAAGCCATGAATTCAAGTTCGATGATGCTTATCTGTATGCGCCAAATACTACTTATCCGCCATTGAAGCTAAAAAGGCTAACATTTGACTATGACACCATTACTCACACAGCAAGAAGCGAGACACACTTTGAGCACATTGCACAAGCTATCATTCGGGATGTGGTGAACGGCAATTGTCATTTCTATAAACAAGGCATTGAAATAACTGAGTATTAG
- a CDS encoding VRR-NUC domain-containing protein, translating to MNFEITETIFSYPQSLLDDWKNGYKDWIPESLFVPQDVHNQPNYHFGEYYVLKKYLELGWQGTAFYALGDWELNNDKYVQGRAAVAQFVHPIRLAIFKALRQGLTSGEPDLFLYKDDGSVLFVEVKKESDRLSKSQLVCLSQIKSILGCDVAVVYLSEEGQVYKPKTYVLDVIEFPISWIERN from the coding sequence ATGAATTTTGAAATAACGGAAACAATTTTTTCTTATCCACAATCTCTGTTGGATGATTGGAAAAATGGTTATAAGGACTGGATTCCCGAGTCATTGTTTGTTCCTCAAGATGTTCACAATCAACCAAATTATCATTTTGGTGAATACTATGTTCTTAAAAAGTATTTAGAGCTAGGTTGGCAAGGGACTGCTTTTTATGCGTTAGGTGATTGGGAGCTAAACAACGATAAATATGTGCAAGGTCGAGCCGCTGTAGCTCAGTTTGTTCATCCTATTCGGCTAGCCATATTCAAAGCGCTCAGACAAGGCTTAACATCGGGAGAGCCTGATTTATTTCTTTACAAAGACGATGGTTCAGTTCTTTTTGTGGAAGTAAAAAAGGAGTCAGATCGTCTTTCAAAATCACAACTTGTATGCCTTTCACAAATTAAGTCGATTTTGGGGTGTGATGTTGCCGTTGTTTATCTATCTGAAGAGGGGCAAGTATATAAGCCCAAAACTTATGTGCTTGATGTTATAGAATTTCCTATTTCATGGATAGAACGCAACTAA
- a CDS encoding ClbS/DfsB family four-helix bundle protein, which yields MSSVPESKDELLTAIKSIFPKLMDDYRSVPASMARQCEIEGNVKGTQISVCDTVAYLVGWGNLVLKWHSLKSQGLPVDFPDTGYKWNQLGLLAVSFHDQYSDWKYEDLLKELDSTINELTLLVASLSNEELYETTWYEKWTFGRMIQFNTSSPMKNMRAKVRRFNKNNKLR from the coding sequence ATGTCTTCAGTTCCTGAATCAAAAGATGAGTTGCTCACAGCGATAAAGTCTATATTCCCGAAACTTATGGACGACTATCGGAGTGTTCCAGCATCAATGGCACGTCAGTGTGAAATTGAGGGTAACGTAAAAGGAACACAAATTAGCGTTTGTGACACTGTCGCTTATCTTGTTGGTTGGGGAAACTTGGTTTTGAAATGGCACAGTTTGAAGTCTCAAGGTTTGCCAGTCGATTTTCCTGATACAGGTTATAAATGGAATCAGCTTGGATTGTTGGCAGTCAGTTTTCACGATCAGTACAGTGATTGGAAATACGAGGACTTACTCAAGGAGTTAGACTCAACAATAAACGAGCTTACCTTGTTAGTTGCAAGTTTAAGCAATGAAGAATTGTATGAAACGACGTGGTATGAAAAATGGACATTTGGTCGAATGATCCAGTTCAACACGTCATCACCAATGAAAAATATGCGAGCCAAAGTTAGGCGATTTAACAAAAACAACAAGCTTCGATAG
- a CDS encoding DUF645 family protein: MLDVPLGKFGFTKGSFIAVILLSLSRTLNRGQLNLYCFEFWLLTSQLLALDVCLFDAFA; encoded by the coding sequence TTGTTAGATGTTCCACTCGGAAAGTTTGGTTTCACAAAAGGCAGCTTCATCGCTGTGATCTTGCTTTCTTTGTCGCGGACTCTTAACCGTGGTCAACTTAACCTTTATTGTTTTGAGTTTTGGCTGTTAACTTCACAGCTTTTGGCGTTGGACGTGTGCTTGTTCGATGCATTTGCGTAA
- a CDS encoding GNAT family N-acetyltransferase, with protein sequence MELQQLNQRHLKCLLDHICLDSELTFCEGAVPPKHVLIRSYEQLQNSKAEIWSLPYMMSVGNNVVGFCGFKDEPQDGEVEIGYNVSPHKQGRGFAKLAVNQLCQLAFNVDSIESVVALISSANLASLNVVRANNFVFMGFVVDSDNEKLEKWVLKRASCA encoded by the coding sequence TTGGAACTACAACAGTTAAATCAGCGCCATCTTAAATGCTTGCTCGACCATATTTGCCTTGACTCAGAATTGACGTTTTGTGAAGGGGCTGTGCCACCAAAGCATGTTCTGATCCGTTCTTATGAGCAGCTCCAAAACTCAAAAGCTGAAATTTGGTCATTACCCTACATGATGTCAGTGGGCAATAATGTCGTTGGTTTCTGTGGCTTCAAAGATGAACCTCAAGATGGTGAAGTTGAAATTGGATACAATGTTTCGCCTCATAAACAAGGTCGAGGATTTGCAAAATTGGCAGTTAATCAACTTTGTCAGTTAGCGTTTAATGTGGATTCAATTGAAAGTGTTGTGGCTTTGATTTCATCGGCGAACCTCGCTTCGTTGAATGTCGTACGTGCTAACAACTTTGTTTTCATGGGTTTTGTGGTTGATAGCGACAATGAAAAATTGGAAAAGTGGGTGCTAAAGCGGGCATCCTGTGCCTAA
- a CDS encoding PAS factor family protein: protein MKSLISETLINLANQEPEQHAETRQLLYEQLDLSFEKQLALYSCALGPASSGKLENSRDFTKAIDSAIRIIEMPEH, encoded by the coding sequence ATGAAATCGCTTATTTCTGAAACTTTAATCAACCTTGCAAACCAAGAACCAGAACAACATGCTGAAACTCGGCAACTTCTGTATGAACAACTGGATTTGTCTTTCGAGAAACAACTCGCTTTGTATTCTTGCGCTCTAGGACCAGCAAGCTCTGGAAAACTCGAAAACAGCAGAGACTTCACTAAAGCAATAGATAGCGCGATTAGAATAATAGAAATGCCTGAACACTAG
- a CDS encoding ClbS/DfsB family four-helix bundle protein has protein sequence MSSVPESKDELLTAINSIFPKLMDDYRSVPASMARKCEIEGNVKGTQISVCDTVAYLIGWGNLVLKWHSLKSQGLPVDFPDTGYKWNQLGLLAVSFHDQYRDWQYEDLLQELDSTIKKLILLVASLSNEELYETTWYEKWTFGRMIQFNTSSPMKNMRAKVRRFNKNNKLR, from the coding sequence ATGTCTTCAGTTCCTGAATCAAAAGATGAGTTGCTCACAGCTATAAATTCTATATTCCCGAAACTTATGGACGACTATCGGAGTGTTCCAGCATCAATGGCACGTAAGTGTGAAATTGAAGGTAACGTAAAAGGAACACAAATTAGCGTTTGTGACACTGTCGCTTATCTTATTGGTTGGGGAAACTTGGTCTTGAAATGGCACAGTTTGAAGTCACAAGGTTTGCCAGTCGATTTTCCTGACACGGGTTATAAATGGAATCAGCTTGGATTGTTGGCGGTCAGTTTTCACGATCAGTACCGTGATTGGCAATACGAGGACTTACTTCAGGAGTTAGACTCAACAATAAAGAAGCTTATCTTGTTAGTCGCAAGTTTAAGCAATGAAGAGTTGTATGAAACGACGTGGTATGAAAAATGGACATTTGGTCGAATGATCCAGTTCAACACGTCATCACCAATGAAAAATATGCGAGCCAAAGTTAGGCGATTTAACAAAAACAACAAGCTTCGGTAG
- a CDS encoding MmcQ/YjbR family DNA-binding protein has product MNHDEFNQFCRSFPATTYVVQWGGSHVWKVAGKVFSIGSIGKDQQPVFTFKTSDLNFEYLSEHDGYIPAPYFANRGMKWIQQTETSGVLDEELMYYLSESYRLVALGLSKRLQKELGISPRADGESAS; this is encoded by the coding sequence ATGAATCACGATGAGTTCAACCAATTTTGTCGTTCCTTTCCTGCTACTACATACGTAGTGCAATGGGGTGGCTCTCATGTTTGGAAAGTGGCTGGAAAAGTGTTTTCTATTGGCAGTATCGGCAAGGATCAGCAACCCGTTTTTACATTCAAAACATCGGATTTGAACTTTGAGTATCTGAGTGAGCACGATGGTTATATTCCCGCTCCTTACTTCGCCAACAGAGGGATGAAGTGGATCCAACAAACGGAGACTTCAGGTGTATTAGATGAAGAGTTGATGTATTACTTGTCTGAGTCCTACCGTCTTGTTGCGCTCGGGCTTAGTAAAAGGTTACAGAAAGAATTGGGAATTTCGCCAAGAGCAGACGGTGAATCCGCCTCATAA
- a CDS encoding VOC family protein, protein MFSHIMIGSNDIEKSKVFYDAILSVLGYPAGVIDTKGRCLYINQDGVLGITKPVNGEPATHGNGMTIGFKVSSPELVEAWHAAGLANGGVACEDPPGIRVSGQRKMYLAYLRDPAGNKLCATHHMSTGN, encoded by the coding sequence ATGTTTAGTCACATCATGATCGGCTCAAATGATATTGAAAAATCAAAGGTTTTCTATGATGCCATATTGTCGGTGTTAGGTTATCCGGCGGGTGTTATTGATACTAAAGGTCGCTGTCTCTACATAAACCAAGACGGTGTACTTGGTATTACGAAACCAGTGAATGGCGAACCTGCGACGCATGGTAATGGGATGACAATTGGCTTTAAAGTTAGTAGTCCGGAGTTAGTAGAAGCATGGCATGCAGCCGGTTTAGCAAATGGTGGTGTGGCTTGTGAAGATCCTCCGGGTATCAGAGTGAGCGGACAAAGAAAAATGTATTTAGCTTATTTACGAGATCCAGCAGGTAATAAGCTATGTGCAACACATCATATGTCCACGGGCAACTAA